The Streptomyces taklimakanensis nucleotide sequence CGGCGGCGGGGGAGCGGGGGGCCTCGCCCGGACCTCCGCCGGGCTTCCGCTGCGCGGCGGCGCGCGCCCCGCCATCGGGAGGCGTTCCGGCGGTTCCGTGGAACCGGAGGCGCCCGGGGGCGATCCGGAGGGGGCCGGTGCCGAGGCGCCGTCGGGCGGACACACCGGCTCTCGCGCGCCGGCCGGTCCGGGAGCGGAACCGGCGGCCGACCGCGCCGCGGAGCGGGACCGGGTCAGGGGTGCCGTCGAGGCGCGCGATCGGATGGCCTCGCTCCAGCTCGGCCTGCGGCGCGGCCGGCGGCGGAGCGCCGATTCCCCGAACGGCACGGGTGTGGGCGGGCCGAACGGTGGGAACGGCTCGAACGACGCGGCACCGCGATCGACGTACTCGAGGGGGACGAGCGATGACCGCATCACGGGACACGGAAGACCGCGCCGACCGGGGGACGGGTGACCTCGACGGGGTCTCGCCCGCCCCGGCGGGCCCGCCGGGGCGGGACGGAACCCGCCCGGACGGCGCCGGTCGGCACGACGTTCCCGGAGTGGGGTGAGGCCCGCCATGACGGACAGGTGGTTCGACGACGCGGCCGGACCGGTGGTGCGGCCGTACGCCGTGACGCGCGGCCGCACCGCCGGCGCCGGGGGCGGTCTGGACCCGGTCGCCGTGGTGATCGCCGAGCCGGGCGAGGGGAAGCGCGCCGCGGAGGCGTCCGCTCCCGGCGCGTTCGAGGAACGGGGGGCCCACCCTCCGTCGCACGCGCCCGGGGCGCTCGGCCCGGAACACATGGACATCGTCGCCCGGTGTCGCCGGTCGCCGCAGCCGGTCGCCGCGCTGGCGGCCGGGATGGACCTGCCGGTGGGGGTGGTCCGGGTGCTCGTGGGTGATCTCGTGGCCGCCGGACTGGTCCGCGTCACCCGTCCCGTACCCCCGGCGGAGCTGCCGGACGAGCGGGTCCTGCGCGACGTGATCGACGGACTGCGGGCGCTCTGAGCGGTGCCGCGGAAGGGGGCCGCCCGCCGGGAGAAGCGTCGGGCGGCCCGGCCCTCAGACCGTCCGGGAGGCCGGGCGGTGGGCCCGTACCGGATCCTGGACCAACCGGGCCTCCACCCGGCCGTCCACCACCCGGGTCTCGAAGACCGGCTGGGGCGCCGTCGCGGGGCCGCGCACGTTCCAGCCGTCGGACAGTCGGAAGACGCTGCCGTGCCACGGACACCGCACGCACCCGTCGGCGACCGTGCCCTGCGACAACGGCCCGGCCATGTGGCTGCACCGGTCGGCCAGGGCGTGCACCGTCCCACCGGCCTCGCGGACGACCAGCACCGGCGTCTCGCCGATCTGTCGCCGCACCGGCTCGCCGACGGGCAGGTCCGCCACGTCGCCGATCGGGTGCCAGCCGGGTTCGACCACGGCGGGGATCTGTTCGGCGTGGTTGACGGCGGAGGCCTGGCGGTAGGCCAGGTGGCCGCCCAGGGCACCTCCGAGGCTCACCGCGGTCAGCCCCGCGAACCCCAGCAGGCGGCCCCGCGCGCGCCGCCCGCGCAGCCGGGCGCCCAGCGAAGCCGTGTACAGGCCGACGGCGGTGATGTTGGTCGCGGCGTGCACCAGACCGACCCGCATCTGCGGCTTGCGCAGCTCGGCCCAGTCCACCCAGCCCGTCAGGGCGGCCGGGGCGGCCGCGGCCAGGCCGAGCCCCACCAGGGTGTCGGCGCCGCGGCGCTGCCCGGGCAGCAGGTCCAGCACGGCGGCGGACATCCAGGTTCCGATGGGAACCTGCACCATCAGGGGGTGTACCGCGTGGCCCAGCCAGCGGCCGTGCAGGACGTCGCGTGCCCCGCCCAGCGGGAGCGCGTGGACGGCGCGGCGGAGCGGTCCGAGCGCGGAGTCGAGGCGAGGGGAGTTCTCCAGCCTCTCCACGGCGATCATCACCCGGCCCGGGCGTTCGGGGTCCGGGAGCACCGAGCGCACGGCCGAGAGAACGGCACGAACATTCCGATTAACAGGCATACCGCCCAGTTCCCGAACGACACGTCATGTAAACGACCCCTTCGGGCGCGGTGACCGGACGGTCGGCCGCCTCCGGCCGTCCGGTCCGCTCGGACCCGAACCCCCGCGGCCCGACACGCCCTCCCGGAGGACGGCGAGACCGCGGGCGGCGCGGCGCCCGGGGGACGGAGGCCTCAGTCGGCGTCCTCCTCCCAACCGAAGCTGCGCTCGACGGCCTTGCGCCAGTTGTGGTGCTCCCGCTCCCGCGTCCCGGCGTCCATCCGCGGGGTCCACTCGGCGTCCTTCCTCCAGTGCGCCCTCAGCTCGTCCAGGTCGGACCAGACGCCGGTCGCCAGCCCGGCCGCGTACGCCGCGCCCAGGCAGGTGGTCTCGGAGACCACCGGCCGGATCACCGGTACGTCGAGCACGTCCGCCTGGTGCTGCATCAGCAGCCCGTTGGCGGTCATGCCGCCGTCCACCTTCAGGCTGGTGATCTCCACCCCGGAGTCCCGGTACATCGCGTCGACGACCTCGCGCGTCTGCCAACTGGTGGCCTCCAGCACGGCCCGCGCCAGATGGGCCTTGGTGACGTAGCGGGTGAGGCCGGTGACGACGCCGCGGGCGTCCGAGCGCCAGTAGGGGGCGAACAGACCGGAGAACGCCGGGACGATGTACGCGCCGCCGTTGTCCTCCACGCTCGCCGCCAGGGGCTCGATCTCGGCCGCCTCCCGGATGATTCCGAGCTGGTCCCGGAACCACTGCACCAACGCCCCGGTGATGGCGATGGAGCCCTCCAGGCAGTAGACGGGCCGCTCGCCGCCGAGCCGGTAGCCCACCGTGGTCACCAGTCCGCTCTTGGAGGGCACGGGGCGGTGGCCGGTGTTCAACAGCAGGAACGATCCGGTGCCGTAGGTGTTCTTGGCGTCGCCGACGTCGTAGCAGGTCTGTCCGAAGACGGCCGCCTGCTGGTCCCCCAGGGCCGACGCCACCGGCACCCCGGTGGACGTCCCGACCGCGGTGTCGCCGTACACCTCGGCCGAGGAGCGGATCTCGGGCAGCATCGCCTCGGGGATGCCCATGGCGTCCAGGATCGAGGAGTCCCACTGGAGGGTTTCCAGGTTCATCAGCATCGTCCGGCTGGCGTTGGTGACGTCCGTGACGTGCACGCCGCCTTCCGTGCCGCCGGTCAGGTTCCAGATCAGCCAGGAGTCCATCGTGCCGAAGGCGATCTCGCCCGCCTCGGCGCGCTTGCGCAGCCCCGGCACGTTCTCCAGCAGCCAGGCCGCCTTCGGGCCGGAGAAGTAGCTGGCCAGCGGCAGACCCGTTTGATCACGGAAACGGTTCTGCCCCACCTCGCCGCCCAACTCCCGGCAGAGCGTCGAGGTGCGGGTGTCCTGCCAGACGATGGCGTTGTGGACGGGCCGGCCGGTGGACCGGTCCCACAGCACGGTGGTCTCGCGCTGGTTGGTGATGCCCAGCGCCGCCAGGTCACGGCCGCGCAGCCCCGCTTTGGCGAGCGCGCCGGCGACCACGGCCTGGACCTTGGACCAGATCTCGGTCGCGTCGTGCTCCACCCAGCCGGGCTTGGGGAAGATCTGTTGGTGTTCGCGCTGGTCGATGGCGACGATCGAGCCGCCGTGGTCGAAGATGATGCAGCGACTCGACGTGGTGCCCTGGTCGATCGCGGCGACGTAGGTGGGTGCGGTGTCCGTCATGGCGGTTACCTCGGTGCCCTTCTGCCGGTTGCCCGTTCTTCGGCTGTTCCCGCTTCTGCCCGTCCCTTGCCGGTCCCGTGCCGGTTTTCCCCGTCCCCCGCGTCTCCGACCCGGCCCGTCCCGTCCCGGCCCGACCCGCCCCGTCCCGGTCCGCCGGTGTGCGGGATCAGAAGGCGAGGTCGTAGACGAGCGCCGCGAGGACGCCGCCGATCAGCGGCCCCGCCACCGGAACCCAGGCGTAGCCCCAGTCGGAGGCGCCCTTGTTGGGGATGGGCAACAGCGCGTGGACGATGCGGGGACCCAGGTCGCGGGCCGGGTTGATGGCGTAACCGGTCGGCCCGCCCAGGGACAGGCCGATTCCGACCACCAGCAGGGCGACGATCAGGATCAGCGTGCCGGACTCGCCCAGTCCCGTGGTCAGGCCGAAGGCCAGGATCGGCAGCACCAGCGCGATGGTCGCGATGACCTCGGTGATCAGGTTGGCGACGGGACTGCGGATCTCGGGGATGGTCGAGAAGATGCCGAGGGTCGGCGTCGAGGTGTCCCTGTCGCGGTTCGCCGAGAACTGCGAGTGGTAGGCGAGCCAGGCCAGCACGGCACCGAGCATCGCGCCCAGGAGCTGACCGGCGAAGTAGACCGGGACCTTGTCCCAGTTCTCGCCGCTCTGCACGGCGATGCCGATGGTCACGGCCGGATTGATGTGGCCACCGGACAGGGGCGCCGCGGTGTACGCCCCCGCGAGGACGCCGAAGCCCCATCCGAAGGCGATGACGACCCACCCCGCGTTCTGCGCCTTGGAGTGGTTGAGCGTGATGGCGGCGCACACTCCCGCACCGAAGAGGATCAGGATCGCCGTTCCGATGATCTCGCCGAGGAAGATGTCGCCGTTGGGGAAGTTCATTGCCGCTCCTCGTGCCCTCGCCCCGAGCGGTGGCCCGGGGCGTCCTGCGGGGTGCGTCGTATCGTGCCGGCGGATCCGGCGGCACGGCGGAGCCCGCGCCCGCCCGGCATCCGCGACGGGCGTGCGTGTCCGGCGGGATCGCCCTCGGGAGGGTGCGGCCATGGGGACCGACATATGGCGATACCGTCTGATAATCGGAAGTGTTCACCCGGGTGGGAGGACCGTCAAGGTCACCGGAGGGGGAGACGGAGGCCACCGCGGCGCCGTGCGGAGCCGTGGGGGACACGCGCACCGTGCCGCGTCCGTACGGGCCGTCGGGCCGCCCGGTACGGACGAGGCGCGGCGATCAGCGCGTGGTGGAACGCGGCACCCGGGTGAGCGGATTCAGCCCCGGCGCGTCCTCCGGTCGGCTGTCGGCCAACGCCCTGATGACCTCGGCCAGCCGCACCACGCCCACACACCGCCCCACCTCGTCCACGACCGCCACGTCGTCCGCCGCCCGGCTGCCGTCATCGGCGGCCACCACGTCTAGGACCTCCCAGGCGGTGGCTCCCGCCCGGACGGTGCGCGGCCGGTCGGCGAGCCGGACCGCGGGGCGGTGGGCGTACAGCGCGTGTCCGTACCGGCCCGACATCGCCAGCAGGAAGCGGTCCCGGTCCACCGCGCGCACCGGCACCCCGTCGGGGTCCACCAGTAGTACTCCGGTGGTCTCGGGGGAACCGATGAGCAGCGCCCGCACCTGGAAGGCGGAGGCGGACAGCGGAAGCATCACCGCCGGATGCAGGAACTCCGACACCGAGGGGCCCCCCGTACCGGAGGCGCCCTCCGGCGTGGCGGCGGGCGGGCACACGGGACGGTGGACGTCGGCACCGGGACGCCGGGCCGGCGGGGCGAAGAGGTGCCCCTGCCCCCACTGGGCGCCTGCCGCCCGTGCCGCCGCGTACTGCAGGTCGGTCTCCACGCCCTCGGCCACCAGCAGCGCGCCGACACCGTCGCAGAACCTCCGCAGCCCGGTGACCATCGCCCGGTACGCGTGCCGGTGCGGCAGCCGGGCGACGATCGCGGCGTCCACCTTGAGCAGGTCGGGGGAGAGGTCGGCGAGCAACAGCATCGGCAGGTTCCCGTCGCCCACCCCGTCCGCACAGATCCGGAAGCCGTCCCCGCGCAGTGCGTCCACCGCCGAGACCAGCGCCTCGTGCGGCACCCGCGCGGGAGCGGGGGCCGGGGTGACGTCCAGCGTCACCTCCCGGGGCCGGCGGCCGGCGTCCCGTACGGCCCGACGCAGCGCGGTCAGATCGCCCAGTTCCGCGAGGGTGGCGGCGAAGACGTTCACGTGCAGGGGCAACAGGCCCTCCTGGCGGGTGGCGGTCCGCACCGCCAGCGCGGCCAGTTCGGCGTCCAGTTCCGGGTCGTGGCGCGCCTCGGCCACCACGTCGCCCTCCTGTGGACGTGCCAACACCTCCAGGGCCGTCACGGAACCGGTCGCGAGGTCCACGACCGGTTGGTAGGCGAATCGGAGTCGGTCCGTCCAGGCACGCACACCACCCAGCATGCTGCCTGGATGCCCCTCCGGAGGCGCTGTTCGCGCAGAGTTAACGAGCATTTCCCGGTGCCCGCGCCGGACACCGCGCCGGACACCGTGCCGGGACCGGGCGGTGGCCGAACCGGCGCGTGACGCCGCCGACGGGCGGAACGTCCGCGAGGGGTCACCGGAATGTCGCGAGCGCGTGACAGGACGCCAGGAGGCGAACCCGCCGCGCGGGGAGCCGCGTCCCCGCCGTCGGACGGCGGTACGGGACCGACGGGGGTGGATCCGTGCCGCCGTCCGACCCTCGTGGACGCACCGCCCACCGGCCCGTCCGGGCGCCCGGGACCGGACCGACCGGTCGGCGGCCGGTCAGCGGCCGGTCAGCGACCTGCGGTGCACGGGGAAGTCGAAGTAGGTGTCCGGAAACGGCTCCGATCCCAGACTGTAGTGCCACCACTCCGAGGCGTAGTTGACGAACCCCACGTCCCGCAGGGTCTCCTTCAGCAGCAGCCGGTTGGCCCGCTGCGCGTCGGTGATCCGCGGATCCAGGGTGTGCGACAGGGTGTCGAAGCAGTCGTAACCCGTTCCCATGTCCACCGAGTTGTCGGGGAAGCGCTCCTCCCGCGGCGCGTGGCACGGCGTCAGCGGCTCGCCCGGCACGTACGGCCGGGTCGGCCAGGCCGGCAGCCGCACCAGCGTCAGGTCGACGGTGCTGCCCCGGCTGTGCCCGGACCGCGAGGCGATGTACCCGTCCTCGAAGAGCCGGGACTTGTCCACCCGGGGATAGAACTCCTCCTTCATCCGCTGGTCGTCCACGTCCTCCGCCCAGGCCACGAAGTGGTCCACGGCCCGTTGCGGCCGGTAGCAGTCGTAGACCTTGAGCGAGTAGCCCCGCCACAGCAGCCTCCACTGGGCCCGGCGCAGGGCCTCGGCCGCCTCACGGGTCAGGACGCACATCGGCTCGCGGTAGCCGTCGATCGGCTCGCCGACGAAGTTGTGCGCGGTGGTGTAGCGGATCTCCTGGAGGATCGTCGGGTCCACGTCGGCCAACGACACGAACCCCGGCGGGGCCTTCGGCTCCGACTCGGCCCGTGCGGCCGGGGCCGCGGCGAGGAGGGTGACGAGGACCGCGAGGACGAGCGGCACGGCGGCGAGGCGGGAGGACGCCGCGGTCGCCGTCCCACCCGGCCTCCTGGGCGAACCGATCAGGGAACCGATCAACATGAGGCCTCCGTTTACCAGGGAACCCGCACGGTGCGGAAGACCGTCTCGCACGCCCCGGGTCCCCGCTTCGCGCCCTCCGACGCTCCTCCGACGCTCCTCCGACGCTCCTCCGGCGCTCCTCCGGCGTCCTCCGGCGTCCTCCGGGGCCGTCCCCGCCCCGCCCGGTCACCCCCGGCCGCCCCCGGCCGCCCCCGGCCGCCCCCGGTCACCCCCGATCGCCTCCCGGGGTCCCCGAGCCGCCCCCCACGCCGCGCACCCGCACCGGGTACCCCACGTCCTCGGCGCCCTCCCGCGTCACCACCACCTCACGGCCGTGCGACCGGACGGAGAACCGCTCCAGCTCCGCCCGCTCCCAACCGTCCCCGGTCTCCACCGCGAGCACCCCGCCGCCCGTTCGCCCGCGCGGCGGTGCCCAGACGTCCAGCTCCACTGCGCCGTCGGCCCCGGCCACCGGCACCACCGCGCCCGCCCGCGCCAGCACCGGTATCCGCGACAGCGGTGCCTCCACCACCACCCGCCCCGGCCCGTCGTACACACCGCCACCGGCCGTGTCGTACCACCGGCCGCGCGGCAGCCGCACGGTGCGGCGCGTCACCCCCGGCTCCAGCACCGGCGCCACCAACAGCGCGTCCCCGAGCAGGAACGCGTCCTCGCACTCCCGCAGCCCCCGGTCCCGGGGCGCCCCCCACCACAGCGGACGCACATACGGAGCACCCGAGCGGTGCGCCAGCCGGGCCAACGTCGCGAAGTACGGCACCAGCCGCTCCCGCTCCCGCAGCGCCGCCCCCGCGTGCTCCAGCACGTCCGAACCGAACTCCCACGGCTCGCGCCGCCCGCCCCCCGGCGCGCCGTACACCCGGAACAGCGGCAGGTAGGCCGCCATCTGGAACCAGCGCAGATACAGCTCCGGCGACGGAGGCGGCGATCCCGCCGGGCCCCCGACGTCCGCGCCGCAGTACGGCACCCCGCACAGCCCCAGGCCGATCACCTGGGCGAGCGCGTCCCGCAGTCCCTCCCAGCCGCCCGTCCCCTGATCCGTCCAGGTGCCGCCGTACCGCTGCGACCCCGCCCAGCCCGACCCCGACAGCAGGAACGGCCGTTCCCGCGGCCGCAGCCCGCGCAGCCCCTCGAACCCGGCCCGGGCCATCGCCAGGGCGTAGACGTTGTGCGCCTCGCGGTGATCGCCCCCGCGCGCCTCCAGGGCGTGCCGCGCCGACCGCGGCAGCGTCGCCTCCCCGAGGACGGACAGGGAGAACGGCTCGTCCAGTTCGTGGCAGAACCCGGCGAAGCCCCGCCCCAACCGCTCCTCGTACAACCCGCCCCACCACTTGCGCACCCGAGGGTCGGTGAAGTCCGGGAAGACCGCGCCGCCCGCCCGGCCCACCCCGCGCACCGGCACACCGCGCGGGTCCCGGACGAAGGCGTCCTCGTCCCGTCCGCCGTCGTACACCGGGTCGCCCGGCTCCGCCCGCACCGCGGGCTCGACCACCGACACCAGACGTATCCCCCGCCCGCGCAGCGAGGCGGCGAGACCGGGCAGATCGGGAAAGCGCCCGGAGTCCACCGTGAAACCCCGGCCTCGACGGTGGTGCCCCGCCCCCAGGTGCACGGCGCTCAGCGGCAGTCCCCGCTCGGCGTACCCCGCCACGATCCGCCGCACCTCGCGCTCGCCCCCCGCGCCCGACAGACCCAACTGGTGGCCCAACGCCCACCGCGGCGGTACGGCCGGCGCCCCCGTAAGCGCCCGCCAGCCGGACAGGATCCGCGACGGCGCCCCCGTCAGCACCCAGTAGCGCGGTGGTCCGCCCGAGAACCGCACCTCGCACCGGCCCGGCCGGTCGTGCCCCGACCCGGCCCCCTCCAGGCCCTCGTACAGCGTCACCAGGCCGTCCCAGGAGTTGTCGTGGAAGACCAGGTGGTTGCCCGCGTCCGCCACCACCCACAGCACGGGCATCGTCAGCGCCCGCTCGCCGCGCCCCGCGCCCGACGGGCCCGGACCCGCGTTCCACAGCCGGTACGTGCCGTTCCGCAACCGCGGCCCCGGCGTCCGTCCGCCCAGTCCGAAGAACCGCGCGTCCGCCGGTACCTCGCTGCGCTGCGTCCACCGGCTCCCCGCGTCCCCCTCCACCGGTTCCCACCAGCGCGGCGGCAGGTCACGGCGGAGCACCACCCCGCCCGGGGTGCGCACCTCCACGGCGCCCGACCGGGTCACGGTCACCAGCACCCGCTCCGAGACCACCCGCCAGCCACCGTCCTTGTCCGGCTCCAGGGCGGCCCGCGCGTCGGCCTGCGGACACGCGCCGGACAGCGCGTACGACGGCTCCGGTGACGCGTCGTCCCAGCCGCAGAAGACCACCCCGCCCGCCGTCACCCGCACCCGCAGCGACGACCGCTCGAAGCGCACCACTCCACCCCCCGGCCGGGGCTCCGCCCCCTCGGCCGTACCCGGCACCCGAGCCCGTTCCCGAACCCCCCGCGGCAGCGCACGGGCGTCCGTCCGCCACCCCCGCCACGACGACCGCGCCGCACCCAGCCCGCGCGCCGCACCGAACACCCTCACCGACCGCACCAGGCCACGTGCATCCATGCTGCTCAGAGTGCCACCACCGGCCCATGGGAAGTACCGCGTTCAACTGTCGTTCACCCAACATCCCCCCGTGGTTGGACCACACCGCCCGGCCCACCGATATGGGCGCCCCGCCCTGGTGCGGAAACCGATCACGTGGCACAGTCCTGACACAGTCCTCGTACAGCCGTCACGCACACGCACGCCCCCGGCCACCATCCCAGGGGCCGGCCGTGCGGGAGGCGAACGCACACGAAGCGTGGAAGACAGCCCGGGAGCCGCCATGACCGCCGCGCACAGCGCCGCACCGACGACCGCCGACCAGCCCGAACCCCTGTGGCGGCCCGGCCCGGAACGGATCGAGGGCGCCCGGCTCACCCGTTTCCAGAGCTGGGCGGCCGAACGCTTCGGAGCACCGGCCGCCGTTCCCGGCGACCCGGCCGCGAGCTACGCCGTGCTGCACCGCTGGTCCGTCGAGGAGTCGTCCACCTTCTGGCAGGCGGTCACCGAGTGGTTCGACGTCCGCTTCGCCACCCCGTACGAGACCGTCCTGGCCGACGCGACCATGCCCGGCGCCGACTGGTTCCCCGGCGCCACCCTCAACTACGCCGAACACGCCCTGCGCGCCGCCGAGGATCCCGCACGCGCCGACACCCCCGCCCTGCTCCACGTCGACGAGAGCCACCGTCCCAGGCCCGTCACCTGGGCCGAACTGCGCCGCCAGGTCGGCTCGCTCGCCGCCGAACTGCGCCGCCTCGGGGTGCGCCCCGGCGACCGCGTCAGCGGCTATCTGCCCAACGTCCCCCAAGCGGTCGTCGCCCTGTTGGCCACCGCCGCCGTCGGCGGCGTGTGGACCTCCTGCGCCCCCGACTTCGGCGCCCGCAGCGTCCTGGACCGCTTCCGGCAGGTCGACCCCGTCGTCCTGTTCACCGTCGACGGCTACCGCTACGGGGGCAGGGAACACGACCGCGCGGACGTCGTCGCCGAACTGCGCCGCGAGCTGACCGGCCTGCGCGCCGTCGTCCACATCCCACTGCTCGGCACCCCCGCCCCGGAAGGCGCCCTGGAGTGGGACTCCCTCACCGCCGCCGACACCGAGCCGGTCTACGAGCACGTCCCCTTCGACCACCCGCTGTGGGTGCTCTACTCCTCCGGCACCACCGGTCTGCCCAAGGCCATCGTCCAGTCCCAGGGCGGCATCCTCGTCGAGCACCTCAAACAGCTCGGCCTCCACTGCGACCTCGGGCCCGACGACCGCTTCTTCTGGTACACCTCCACCGGCTGGATGATGTGGAACTTCCTCGTCTCCGGCCTGCTCACCGGCACCACCGTCGTCCTCTACGACGGCAGCCCCGGGCACCCCACCATCGACGCCCAGTGGCGCGTGGCCGAACGCACCGGCGCCACCCTGTTCGGCACCTCCGCGGCCTACGTCATGGCCTGCCGCAAGGCCGACGTCCACCCCGGCCGCGACCTCGACCTCTCCCGCGTCGGGTGCGTCGCCACCACCGGCTCCCCGCTCCCGCCCGACGGCTTCCGCTGGATCCACGACGAGGTCGCCGAGGACATGTGGATCG carries:
- a CDS encoding DUF742 domain-containing protein; this encodes MTDRWFDDAAGPVVRPYAVTRGRTAGAGGGLDPVAVVIAEPGEGKRAAEASAPGAFEERGAHPPSHAPGALGPEHMDIVARCRRSPQPVAALAAGMDLPVGVVRVLVGDLVAAGLVRVTRPVPPAELPDERVLRDVIDGLRAL
- a CDS encoding Rieske 2Fe-2S domain-containing protein; protein product: MIAVERLENSPRLDSALGPLRRAVHALPLGGARDVLHGRWLGHAVHPLMVQVPIGTWMSAAVLDLLPGQRRGADTLVGLGLAAAAPAALTGWVDWAELRKPQMRVGLVHAATNITAVGLYTASLGARLRGRRARGRLLGFAGLTAVSLGGALGGHLAYRQASAVNHAEQIPAVVEPGWHPIGDVADLPVGEPVRRQIGETPVLVVREAGGTVHALADRCSHMAGPLSQGTVADGCVRCPWHGSVFRLSDGWNVRGPATAPQPVFETRVVDGRVEARLVQDPVRAHRPASRTV
- the glpK gene encoding glycerol kinase GlpK, producing the protein MTDTAPTYVAAIDQGTTSSRCIIFDHGGSIVAIDQREHQQIFPKPGWVEHDATEIWSKVQAVVAGALAKAGLRGRDLAALGITNQRETTVLWDRSTGRPVHNAIVWQDTRTSTLCRELGGEVGQNRFRDQTGLPLASYFSGPKAAWLLENVPGLRKRAEAGEIAFGTMDSWLIWNLTGGTEGGVHVTDVTNASRTMLMNLETLQWDSSILDAMGIPEAMLPEIRSSAEVYGDTAVGTSTGVPVASALGDQQAAVFGQTCYDVGDAKNTYGTGSFLLLNTGHRPVPSKSGLVTTVGYRLGGERPVYCLEGSIAITGALVQWFRDQLGIIREAAEIEPLAASVEDNGGAYIVPAFSGLFAPYWRSDARGVVTGLTRYVTKAHLARAVLEATSWQTREVVDAMYRDSGVEITSLKVDGGMTANGLLMQHQADVLDVPVIRPVVSETTCLGAAYAAGLATGVWSDLDELRAHWRKDAEWTPRMDAGTREREHHNWRKAVERSFGWEEDAD
- a CDS encoding MIP/aquaporin family protein → MNFPNGDIFLGEIIGTAILILFGAGVCAAITLNHSKAQNAGWVVIAFGWGFGVLAGAYTAAPLSGGHINPAVTIGIAVQSGENWDKVPVYFAGQLLGAMLGAVLAWLAYHSQFSANRDRDTSTPTLGIFSTIPEIRSPVANLITEVIATIALVLPILAFGLTTGLGESGTLILIVALLVVGIGLSLGGPTGYAINPARDLGPRIVHALLPIPNKGASDWGYAWVPVAGPLIGGVLAALVYDLAF
- a CDS encoding M15 family metallopeptidase, with product MLIGSLIGSPRRPGGTATAASSRLAAVPLVLAVLVTLLAAAPAARAESEPKAPPGFVSLADVDPTILQEIRYTTAHNFVGEPIDGYREPMCVLTREAAEALRRAQWRLLWRGYSLKVYDCYRPQRAVDHFVAWAEDVDDQRMKEEFYPRVDKSRLFEDGYIASRSGHSRGSTVDLTLVRLPAWPTRPYVPGEPLTPCHAPREERFPDNSVDMGTGYDCFDTLSHTLDPRITDAQRANRLLLKETLRDVGFVNYASEWWHYSLGSEPFPDTYFDFPVHRRSLTGR
- a CDS encoding glycoside hydrolase family 31 protein, whose product is MDARGLVRSVRVFGAARGLGAARSSWRGWRTDARALPRGVRERARVPGTAEGAEPRPGGGVVRFERSSLRVRVTAGGVVFCGWDDASPEPSYALSGACPQADARAALEPDKDGGWRVVSERVLVTVTRSGAVEVRTPGGVVLRRDLPPRWWEPVEGDAGSRWTQRSEVPADARFFGLGGRTPGPRLRNGTYRLWNAGPGPSGAGRGERALTMPVLWVVADAGNHLVFHDNSWDGLVTLYEGLEGAGSGHDRPGRCEVRFSGGPPRYWVLTGAPSRILSGWRALTGAPAVPPRWALGHQLGLSGAGGEREVRRIVAGYAERGLPLSAVHLGAGHHRRGRGFTVDSGRFPDLPGLAASLRGRGIRLVSVVEPAVRAEPGDPVYDGGRDEDAFVRDPRGVPVRGVGRAGGAVFPDFTDPRVRKWWGGLYEERLGRGFAGFCHELDEPFSLSVLGEATLPRSARHALEARGGDHREAHNVYALAMARAGFEGLRGLRPRERPFLLSGSGWAGSQRYGGTWTDQGTGGWEGLRDALAQVIGLGLCGVPYCGADVGGPAGSPPPSPELYLRWFQMAAYLPLFRVYGAPGGGRREPWEFGSDVLEHAGAALRERERLVPYFATLARLAHRSGAPYVRPLWWGAPRDRGLRECEDAFLLGDALLVAPVLEPGVTRRTVRLPRGRWYDTAGGGVYDGPGRVVVEAPLSRIPVLARAGAVVPVAGADGAVELDVWAPPRGRTGGGVLAVETGDGWERAELERFSVRSHGREVVVTREGAEDVGYPVRVRGVGGGSGTPGGDRG
- a CDS encoding acetoacetate--CoA ligase — protein: MTAAHSAAPTTADQPEPLWRPGPERIEGARLTRFQSWAAERFGAPAAVPGDPAASYAVLHRWSVEESSTFWQAVTEWFDVRFATPYETVLADATMPGADWFPGATLNYAEHALRAAEDPARADTPALLHVDESHRPRPVTWAELRRQVGSLAAELRRLGVRPGDRVSGYLPNVPQAVVALLATAAVGGVWTSCAPDFGARSVLDRFRQVDPVVLFTVDGYRYGGREHDRADVVAELRRELTGLRAVVHIPLLGTPAPEGALEWDSLTAADTEPVYEHVPFDHPLWVLYSSGTTGLPKAIVQSQGGILVEHLKQLGLHCDLGPDDRFFWYTSTGWMMWNFLVSGLLTGTTVVLYDGSPGHPTIDAQWRVAERTGATLFGTSAAYVMACRKADVHPGRDLDLSRVGCVATTGSPLPPDGFRWIHDEVAEDMWIASVSGGTDVCSCFAGAVPTLPVHVGELQAPCLGTDLQSWDPQGEPLVDEVGELVVTNPMPSMPIRFWNDPDGSRYRESYFEMFPGVWRHGDWTTLTSRGTVVIHGRSDSTLNRQGVRMGSADIYEVVERLPEIRESLVIGVEQPDGGYWMPLFVHLTEGATLDDSLRDRVKRTIREHLSPRHVPDEIIEVKGVPHTLTGKRLEVPVKRLLQGADFDKAVNPGSVDDVELLRFYERLARQRLTS